The Cydia splendana chromosome Z, ilCydSple1.2, whole genome shotgun sequence genome window below encodes:
- the LOC134804828 gene encoding flotillin-1 isoform X1: MTWGFVTCGPNEALVVSGCCYSKPLLVPGGRAFVWPSIQRVQRISLNTMTLQVESPTVYTSQGVPISVTGIAQVKIQGQNAEMLLSACEQFLGKSEQEIQHIALVTLEGHQRAIMGSMTVEEIYKDRKMFSKKVFEVASSDLINMGITVVSYTLKDIRDEEGYLKALGMARTAEVKRDARIGEAEAQAEAKIKEAMAEEQRMASRFLNDTEIAKAQRDFELKKAAYDVEVQTKKAEAEMAYELQAAKTKQRIKEEQMQIAVVERTQEIAVQKWEVQRREKELEATVRRPAEAEKFKLEKLAEAHRLKTVLEAEAAAEAVKVRGEAEAYAIKAKAAADAEQMAKKAEAWKEYGSAAMVDMMLETLPKVAAEVAAPLSQARKVTMVSCGGGEVGAAKLTGEVLSIVQCIPELVKGVTGVDISKGVRAM; encoded by the exons ATGACCTGGGGATTTGTCACTTGTGGTCCTAACGAGGCTCTCGTAGTGTCTG GATGCTGTTACTCGAAGCCTCTGCTGGTGCCGGGGGGCCGCGCGTTTGTGTGGCCCTCCATCCAGCGCGTGCAGCGGATATCGCTCAATACCATGACGCTGCAGGTGGAGTCGCCCACCGTCTACACGAGCCAAGGCGTGCCGATATCTGTCACGGGAATTGCGCAG GTTAAAATACAAGGGCAGAACGCCGAGATGCTGTTGTCAGCATGCGAGCAGTTTCTGGGCAAGTCGGAGCAGGAGATACAACATATAGCCCTCGTGACCCTGGAAGGTCACCAGCGTGCTATTATGGGCTCCATGACAGTCGAGGAGATCTACAAGGACAGAAAAATGTTCTCCAAAAAG GTTTTTGAAGTGGCTTCAAGTGATTTAATCAACATGGGCATCACAGTGGTTTCCTACACCCTTAAAGACATAAGAGACGAAGAG GGCTACTTGAAAGCGCTGGGCATGGCGCGAACGGCGGAGGTGAAGCGCGACGCGCGCATCGGCGAGGCGGAGGCGCAGGCCGAGGCCAAGATCAAGGAAGCCATGGCCGAGGAGCAGCGCATGGCCTCGCGCTTTTTAAATGACACCGAAATCGCAAAGGCGCAGCGTGACTTCGAACTCAAAAAGGCAGCTTACGACGTTGAAGTTCAAACTAAAAAG gCCGAGGCAGAAATGGCCTACGAACTACAAGCAGCCAAAACGAAGCAGAGAATCAAAGAGGAGCAAATGCAGATCGCGGTCGTGGAACGTACGCAAGAGATCGCCGTTCAGAAGTGGGAGGTGCAGAGGCGCGAGAAAGAACTCGAGGCTACCGTCCGCAG GCCCGCCGAAGCGGAGAAGTTCAAGCTGGAGAAACTGGCGGAGGCCCACAGGCTGAAGACCGTGCTGGAGGCCGAGGCCGCCGCGGAGGCCGTCAAAGTTCGGGGAGAG GCCGAAGCATACGCCATCAAAGCGAAGGCGGCGGCGGACGCGGAGCAGATGGCCAAGAAGGCCGAGGCCTGGAAGGAGTACGGATCCGCCGCGATGGTTGACATGATGCTCGAGACCTTGCCCAAG GTGGCAGCGGAGGTGGCAGCGCCACTGTCGCAGGCGCGGAAGGTGACCATGGTGtcgtgcggcggcggcgaggTGGGCGCGGCCAAGCTCACGGGCGAGGTGCTCAGCATCGTGCAGTGCATCCCCGAGCTCGTCAAGGGCGTCACTGGCGTCGACATCTCTAAG
- the LOC134804828 gene encoding flotillin-1 isoform X2, protein MTWGFVTCGPNEALVVSGCCYSKPLLVPGGRAFVWPSIQRVQRISLNTMTLQVESPTVYTSQGVPISVTGIAQVKIQGQNAEMLLSACEQFLGKSEQEIQHIALVTLEGHQRAIMGSMTVEEIYKDRKMFSKKVFEVASSDLINMGITVVSYTLKDIRDEEGYLKALGMARTAEVKRDARIGEAEAQAEAKIKEAMAEEQRMASRFLNDTEIAKAQRDFELKKAAYDVEVQTKKAEAEMAYELQAAKTKQRIKEEQMQIAVVERTQEIAVQKWEVQRREKELEATVRRPAEAEKFKLEKLAEAHRLKTVLEAEAAAEAVKVRGEAEAYAIKAKAAADAEQMAKKAEAWKEYGSAAMVDMMLETLPKVAAEVAAPLSQARKVTMVSCGGGEVGAAKLTGEVLSIVQCIPELVKGVTGVDISKAAVEPPTAPTPTPSQRGDSARKAR, encoded by the exons ATGACCTGGGGATTTGTCACTTGTGGTCCTAACGAGGCTCTCGTAGTGTCTG GATGCTGTTACTCGAAGCCTCTGCTGGTGCCGGGGGGCCGCGCGTTTGTGTGGCCCTCCATCCAGCGCGTGCAGCGGATATCGCTCAATACCATGACGCTGCAGGTGGAGTCGCCCACCGTCTACACGAGCCAAGGCGTGCCGATATCTGTCACGGGAATTGCGCAG GTTAAAATACAAGGGCAGAACGCCGAGATGCTGTTGTCAGCATGCGAGCAGTTTCTGGGCAAGTCGGAGCAGGAGATACAACATATAGCCCTCGTGACCCTGGAAGGTCACCAGCGTGCTATTATGGGCTCCATGACAGTCGAGGAGATCTACAAGGACAGAAAAATGTTCTCCAAAAAG GTTTTTGAAGTGGCTTCAAGTGATTTAATCAACATGGGCATCACAGTGGTTTCCTACACCCTTAAAGACATAAGAGACGAAGAG GGCTACTTGAAAGCGCTGGGCATGGCGCGAACGGCGGAGGTGAAGCGCGACGCGCGCATCGGCGAGGCGGAGGCGCAGGCCGAGGCCAAGATCAAGGAAGCCATGGCCGAGGAGCAGCGCATGGCCTCGCGCTTTTTAAATGACACCGAAATCGCAAAGGCGCAGCGTGACTTCGAACTCAAAAAGGCAGCTTACGACGTTGAAGTTCAAACTAAAAAG gCCGAGGCAGAAATGGCCTACGAACTACAAGCAGCCAAAACGAAGCAGAGAATCAAAGAGGAGCAAATGCAGATCGCGGTCGTGGAACGTACGCAAGAGATCGCCGTTCAGAAGTGGGAGGTGCAGAGGCGCGAGAAAGAACTCGAGGCTACCGTCCGCAG GCCCGCCGAAGCGGAGAAGTTCAAGCTGGAGAAACTGGCGGAGGCCCACAGGCTGAAGACCGTGCTGGAGGCCGAGGCCGCCGCGGAGGCCGTCAAAGTTCGGGGAGAG GCCGAAGCATACGCCATCAAAGCGAAGGCGGCGGCGGACGCGGAGCAGATGGCCAAGAAGGCCGAGGCCTGGAAGGAGTACGGATCCGCCGCGATGGTTGACATGATGCTCGAGACCTTGCCCAAG GTGGCAGCGGAGGTGGCAGCGCCACTGTCGCAGGCGCGGAAGGTGACCATGGTGtcgtgcggcggcggcgaggTGGGCGCGGCCAAGCTCACGGGCGAGGTGCTCAGCATCGTGCAGTGCATCCCCGAGCTCGTCAAGGGCGTCACTGGCGTCGACATCTCTAAG